CCTGAGCGGGTTTCGTCCTTCAGGGTACGGGATACCCCCGAGGTCCGGCCCTCACTAAAATCTTCCGGACCCAGAAGGCCTTCCCGGCCCCGGTTCATCCCCAGGAGGACCGAACGGTGACCGAAACGCTGCGTGTCCTCAAAATTGTGGCCGAGGGGCTGACCACTTCGTTCCGCTATCCCCACTTCATGGTCGGGGTGCAGCCCACTTACGAGATGCCCCCACCGGCCACCCTTTACGGCCACATCGCCAGC
This genomic window from Anaerolineae bacterium contains:
- the cas5 gene encoding CRISPR-associated protein Cas5; this translates as MRVLKIVAEGLTTSFRYPHFMVGVQPTYEMPPPATLYGHIAS